The Diachasmimorpha longicaudata isolate KC_UGA_2023 chromosome 18, iyDiaLong2, whole genome shotgun sequence DNA segment CTTTTCGTTTCATTGTCCTCCGGCCACGTGGCCTGTCCATCGTCCACTGAATATTCACAAAATCGTTTAATCGAGTGCATCGATCACCCTCTCCCTATTATTATCACTCGCTGAACTCCATTAACTGCGCAAAATCGACATTCCAATGCCAATGGACATACATTACTCCATATATTCACTCACCGGTGATTAATAATTGAGACTGCAGACACTGACGAGTAACTCCTGAGTAGCCAATCCAGTCACTGATGATTTATCGTTTACTTTTGAcgatttgttattaatttttgcgaATTATTGTAGTGAATGATTCACTGTTATGTGCTAGAGAACGTTGGACGTACTGGTAGACTCTCATGCGATACAAGACCCCACTCAGTTATATTTGTTCTCCCCTCCCTTCGACTGGACTCTACCACCTCCACACAGACACTCACCACGGGGGTTCACCAACACTAGCTCTCTATTGAGACCGAGTACATTGCAGAAATCTTCAGGGTTTGACGCATACTCGGATCACCCATCATTAGATGACATttgcattttgttttttttattcaccaagTGTGATTAAAAAGTGATGAGGATGAGGGACAGCAAATGGACATTTcaatggggaaaaataaaataaaatattttttagattgggaaattttccattttccactGCGTGTGGTAAAAgttcatgaaaattccattgtcaTTGCTGTATAAATGAGTACTCTTCAACCTCCTTGATAAGATTACTACCAACGACACCACTAATTACGTTTTCTtcatatttcaatttaattgcagttatcaatttttttccacttaaaaaaatcattgttatTGGAGATAGAAAAGCCTCGGTTGTGAATTGTTgatcaaaaatcattttttattgtaaaaaaccTTCTCTTATTTATTGTTGACATGACACTCGGGGTTGTGATCCGTCAATTACTGCAGTTCAATAATTGTTATCACTCaaggtaaataataaaacagTGATGCATAAATAATTGCGAGAATACCGACAAAAATGGGCAACAGGGGTGATGGCTTCTGCTTGTCTTTCTCGATCATCCACTCGGTGTTATCCTTGGGAGTGTCATCAGGCCTCGAGGGTCCAGAATTGTTCACTCCACTGGTCCCTACCTCGCCTATTCTGTACCTCTCTCGTAATTGGATTGCCTCGGTTGTGTGTCCAATATCGTCGAAACAAGTTGTACCATCTTGACCCCCAAGTTTCAGGAGAACTTCCTCGCCTCCTGGGTGTTCACTCAGAAATTTTGTCACATCGTAAACGCCACCGTGAATAATCATCCAGAGGTTCTCTTCGCTGTTGTGATGAGACACCTCCTCGGCAGTGTATGTGGtcgtcattattttatttttattttatcgcaATCTGCCAAATACT contains these protein-coding regions:
- the LOC135170950 gene encoding cytochrome b5-like; its protein translation is MTTTYTAEEVSHHNSEENLWMIIHGGVYDVTKFLSEHPGGEEVLLKLGGQDGTTCFDDIGHTTEAIQLRERYRIGEVGTSGVNNSGPSRPDDTPKDNTEWMIEKDKQKPSPLLPIFVGILAIIYASLFYYLP